One stretch of Amycolatopsis tolypomycina DNA includes these proteins:
- the pqqC gene encoding pyrroloquinoline-quinone synthase PqqC — MPVEPLPESAFIEALRGLSGRYWGTHPFHRRLHAGELDERALRIWAANRWYYQCVLPQKDAAIISNCPLPEIRRQWLDRIVYHDGASAGTGGIERWLRLCTAVGLSRDEVLDERHVAPGVRFAVDAYVTFARTKPWQEAVASGLTEMFAGHLMQQRVADMLAHYAWISPDDLAYFTNRIDKVSGEGKDTLDIVVRHCVTREQQERAIAALAFKCDVLWSMLDAIERAAA, encoded by the coding sequence ATGCCGGTCGAGCCACTCCCGGAAAGCGCATTCATCGAGGCGTTGCGCGGGCTTTCCGGCCGGTACTGGGGCACGCACCCGTTCCACCGCCGGCTGCACGCGGGCGAGCTCGACGAGCGCGCGCTGCGGATCTGGGCGGCGAACCGCTGGTACTACCAGTGCGTGCTGCCGCAGAAGGACGCGGCGATCATCAGCAACTGCCCGCTGCCGGAGATCCGCCGCCAGTGGCTCGACCGGATCGTCTACCACGACGGCGCGAGCGCCGGGACCGGCGGCATCGAACGCTGGCTGCGGCTCTGCACGGCGGTCGGGCTGTCCCGCGACGAGGTGCTCGACGAACGGCACGTCGCGCCCGGCGTCCGGTTCGCCGTGGACGCCTACGTGACCTTCGCGCGGACGAAACCGTGGCAGGAGGCCGTCGCCTCCGGGCTGACCGAGATGTTCGCCGGCCACCTGATGCAGCAGCGGGTGGCGGACATGCTCGCCCACTACGCGTGGATTTCCCCCGACGACCTCGCCTACTTCACCAACCGGATCGACAAGGTTTCCGGCGAAGGCAAGGACACGCTCGACATCGTGGTCCGCCACTGCGTCACGCGCGAGCAGCAGGAGCGCGCGATCGCGGCGCTGGCGTTCAAGTGCGACGTCCTGTGGTCGATGCTCGACGCGATCGAACGGGCGGCCGCGTGA
- the pqqD gene encoding pyrroloquinoline quinone biosynthesis peptide chaperone PqqD, whose protein sequence is MITAESVPRLRRGVRLSFDHVRETHVLLFPEGVLVPNATAAAVLELCDGARSVTEITTALSRRYSGVVAQDVLAVLSRLGERRVVAWT, encoded by the coding sequence GTGATCACCGCCGAGTCCGTGCCCCGGCTGCGCCGCGGCGTGCGGCTGTCCTTCGACCACGTCCGGGAGACGCACGTGCTGCTGTTCCCCGAAGGCGTCCTGGTGCCGAACGCCACGGCGGCGGCGGTGCTCGAACTCTGCGACGGCGCCCGGTCCGTCACCGAGATCACGACGGCGCTTTCGCGGCGCTACTCCGGCGTGGTCGCCCAAGACGTCCTCGCGGTCCTCTCCCGGCTGGGCGAACGGCGGGTCGTCGCATGGACGTGA
- the pqqA gene encoding pyrroloquinoline quinone precursor peptide PqqA, with the protein MTEEWTTPDFVEYETPMEVTAYAARMAD; encoded by the coding sequence ATGACCGAGGAGTGGACGACCCCCGACTTCGTCGAGTACGAAACCCCGATGGAGGTCACCGCGTACGCGGCCCGCATGGCGGACTGA
- the pqqE gene encoding pyrroloquinoline quinone biosynthesis protein PqqE, whose protein sequence is MDVSPPLGLLAELTHRCPLHCPYCSNPVELTARAAELSTEDWLSVFSQARELGVLQVHLSGGEPLLRPDLPALVSHASELGCYVNLVTSGLGLTSSRLDDLVARGLAHVQLSAQGATRERADLLAGAKAHDRKLAAAALVKAAGLPLSLNVVLHRQNHDQLAGIIELAERMGADRLELANTQYYGWALRNRDALMPTAAQLAAAEPVVRAAIDRLRGTMEIVYVVADYHEPYPKPCMYGWGARQLTVAPDGTVLPCPAASAISTLSLSSVRDTPLAEIWYQSSSFNAYRGEEWMTEPCRTCDRRGLDFGGCRCQAFLLTGDAAATDPVCSRSPRRSVVDLVLSRPGVSDLVMRR, encoded by the coding sequence ATGGACGTGAGCCCGCCGCTGGGCCTGCTGGCCGAGCTGACCCACCGCTGTCCGCTGCACTGTCCCTACTGCTCGAACCCGGTGGAACTGACCGCGCGCGCCGCCGAGCTGTCCACTGAGGACTGGCTGTCGGTGTTCTCCCAGGCGCGCGAGCTCGGTGTGCTGCAGGTGCACCTGTCCGGTGGCGAGCCGTTGCTGCGGCCGGACCTGCCCGCGCTGGTTTCCCACGCCAGTGAGCTCGGGTGCTACGTCAACCTGGTCACTTCGGGGCTCGGCCTGACTTCTTCGCGGCTCGACGACCTCGTCGCGCGCGGGCTGGCGCACGTCCAGCTGTCGGCGCAAGGCGCGACCCGGGAGCGGGCCGACCTGCTGGCCGGCGCGAAGGCGCACGACCGGAAGCTGGCCGCGGCCGCGTTGGTGAAGGCAGCCGGGCTGCCGCTGTCGCTGAACGTGGTGCTGCACCGGCAAAACCACGACCAGCTGGCCGGGATCATCGAGCTGGCCGAGCGGATGGGCGCGGACCGGCTGGAGCTGGCGAACACGCAGTACTACGGCTGGGCGCTGCGCAACCGGGACGCGCTGATGCCGACGGCCGCGCAGCTGGCCGCCGCCGAGCCGGTGGTGCGCGCGGCGATCGACCGGCTGCGCGGCACGATGGAGATCGTCTACGTCGTCGCCGACTACCACGAGCCGTACCCGAAGCCGTGCATGTACGGCTGGGGCGCGCGGCAGCTGACGGTGGCGCCGGACGGGACCGTGCTGCCGTGCCCGGCGGCGTCGGCGATCTCGACGCTTTCGCTGTCTTCGGTGCGGGACACCCCTTTGGCGGAGATCTGGTACCAGTCGTCGTCGTTCAACGCCTACCGCGGCGAGGAGTGGATGACCGAGCCGTGCCGCACGTGCGACCGCCGCGGCCTCGACTTCGGCGGCTGCCGCTGCCAGGCGTTCCTGCTCACCGGCGACGCCGCGGCGACCGATCCGGTGTGCTCGCGCTCGCCGCGGCGGTCCGTGGTCGATCTGGTCTTGTCCCGTCCCGGTGTTTCCGACCTGGTGATGCGCCGGTGA